From the Fibrobacter sp. genome, the window AAGTTTCGCTTGAGCTGGATTCAGGAGCATCACCTGGATATGAGGGAATAACTGGAGCTCCAGAAATATTTATTTCACCGGTCAAATTCGGATAGGAATCTACGCCGATGTTTTGTCCCCACATCGATCCATCAATTTCATCACTGTCATATTCACGCAAGGCTTTCGCAATTGAACCATCAGCGAACTCTAGCTGAGTCGCAGCTGAGCCAACTGATTCTACACTATCAAGAGACAAATAATAAGAATGTTCAACTTTGCACAAGGAATCGCTATTGCAATTTATTAGGTTAGAATTACCATTACTTAAAACCATCCCGTTAAAAGAATTGACAATACGAACGAAGCTCCCCGAATTAATTGTTCCAACCAAGCCTCCAACACTTACATCATCCCCACTTCTTACGGAACCGATATTAAAGGCATTCCGCACAAGCAAGTGACCATTCTGTTTTACAAGACCGACTAAGCCACCGGCCAGCCCAGCTGAAATAATAGAGCTGTTGAATACACCTTCCAGCAAAACGTTTCCTTCAACAGTTCCTGCAATCGCACCAGCCTGACCAGAGCTTTTTAGATATGATTGAGCAATGCCAACGTTCTTGACAACAGCTCCATCACCCTCGACATCTCCTTTCAAATTTGCAAACAGTCCTACCCCTACAACATAACTTGACGCATAAAAGAGTCCGTTTATTGTATGTCCCTGACCGTCAAAGGTTCCTCTAAAGTTTTGAATTGGAGTCCATACAACCAAATCATCATCACTAAACTTTAACGTTCCATCTGGTTTAAGAAAGTCCTTATTAACAGTGATATCAGCTACTTGTTTGGCGCAGGCTCTTTCCTGTTTACTCATTCCATTTGCGCCATTAACAATAGCAGCAAAACTGTACAGGTCATCGACTGTTTTTATGACATAACATTCATCCTCTGTTTCCGGCGCCCTGATTGAAATCCACTTTGCATAAAATTCCATATCACCCTTAGTTTCAGCATTTATAGGATGGACTACAGAACCATCAAATGATTTATTATTATACCATCCAACGAATATCTTATTTTGTACGGATGGGTTCTTGATATATTCTGGAACACCTTCAACGTAATTCATGACTTCGTCTGTAATACTTTCGTCATTATAGTGGAACACTGCTTTTGAAACTTTAAATAATTCAGCATCGAAATTAGCGTTTAAAACAGGATATAAATCTACGCCTACATTTTGTCCCCATACGGATCCATCGACATCCGTACTTGAATAGTTATGCAAGGCCGAAGCCACAGAGCCATCCTTGAACTGTTCTAACTTGACCGAGGTTTCTCCATAGCCAGACGAACTAGGAGCATAAGAGTGAACAACAATAACACTACTATCCTTTTTATTCTTAACGTACCCAACAAAGCCTTGTTTCGTATTGAAGGAATTTATGAACTTGACCTGTTCGTTTCCATACGAACCACCTAGCATACCTCCTACACATTGATAGCCAGCAACGTTTCCTGCGAAGTACGAATTGCTAATAGTAAGGGCATGTCCATTTTCGTAGCCAACAAGGCCTCCCGTAAACGTCCCTCCTTTTATTGTACTTGTACTGTAAGAATTTTTGACATAAACATAGCCTGTCGCCTTGCCTATCAAAGTCCCCGCATCATCGTGCGAATTGATATAGGAATCTACAAGACCAACATTTTCTATAATGCCAGGATTTTCGCTTGAGCCAGATACATAACCAAAAAGACCAATCTGATCCTTCTTGGAATCATTGTAATAAAGTCCAGATATATAATGTCCTTGGCCATCGAATGTACCGCTAAACGGGCCTATCGGAGTCCAGGTTTTAAAAGTTGATGAACCTGCACTATTCAAATTTCCTTTTTCATCAAGAACATTTTTATTGACAACAATATTTGCAGTCAGCCTGCCACAAGCAGTTCGTTCCTGAGTAAATCCATCATTTCCATTGACAATTGCAGCAAAAACATAAAGATCTTCACCTGACGAAATTTCATAACAACCGTCTTTCTTTTCAAGTGTCTTTAACCACTTCGCAAAGAACTCTTTTGAGCCAGTATCACTCGCCAAAATTTTCGTTACAGCATTCCCCGAAAAGTCACTATCGGAATACCATCCTCCAAAAAGATAATTCTGCCGTAAAGGGACCTGTAATGTAGTGCCAACACCTTTCAAATACTGTTGGACATATTCAGCAGTGTCGCCATCAAAGGTATGCAGTTTGACATCATAAAGAGTTACTTCTCCCGAATACCCTTTTACAAACCCACTCAGAATCGGATACGGATCTGTACCAACGTTTTGACCCCAAACCTCACCTT encodes:
- a CDS encoding InlB B-repeat-containing protein, which gives rise to MKFVSLVGLCLLLSESVLAAYSGTPQVPMKIDNCYQISSAEELYGFAKIMNEMDAGGQSKESVCAKLVADIVVNNNVLEDDSLNGDGSDFIPWTPIANFTGVFDGQNHTISGLYYKNTETFASAGFILTVTGTSEKDYSIVRNVGIVDSYFYGDLYVGGIVALARNLTLENVFHKGTVVGSTGVGGLVGLSSMNGTFLNSYNEGVVKGYERPNSIYPAMYIGGVAGYIHTGKNLVRNCYNIAQIDQSGSYVGGIVGIVGKETDLTIENSFNTVKLYNALLSGLVGYVDATANLTTNNSFNKGTNSGEFERTDASFSNGELAVMLHYGFKGEVWGQNVGTDPYPILSGFVKGYSGEVTLYDVKLHTFDGDTAEYVQQYLKGVGTTLQVPLRQNYLFGGWYSDSDFSGNAVTKILASDTGSKEFFAKWLKTLEKKDGCYEISSGEDLYVFAAIVNGNDGFTQERTACGRLTANIVVNKNVLDEKGNLNSAGSSTFKTWTPIGPFSGTFDGQGHYISGLYYNDSKKDQIGLFGYVSGSSENPGIIENVGLVDSYINSHDDAGTLIGKATGYVYVKNSYSTSTIKGGTFTGGLVGYENGHALTISNSYFAGNVAGYQCVGGMLGGSYGNEQVKFINSFNTKQGFVGYVKNKKDSSVIVVHSYAPSSSGYGETSVKLEQFKDGSVASALHNYSSTDVDGSVWGQNVGVDLYPVLNANFDAELFKVSKAVFHYNDESITDEVMNYVEGVPEYIKNPSVQNKIFVGWYNNKSFDGSVVHPINAETKGDMEFYAKWISIRAPETEDECYVIKTVDDLYSFAAIVNGANGMSKQERACAKQVADITVNKDFLKPDGTLKFSDDDLVVWTPIQNFRGTFDGQGHTINGLFYASSYVVGVGLFANLKGDVEGDGAVVKNVGIAQSYLKSSGQAGAIAGTVEGNVLLEGVFNSSIISAGLAGGLVGLVKQNGHLLVRNAFNIGSVRSGDDVSVGGLVGTINSGSFVRIVNSFNGMVLSNGNSNLINCNSDSLCKVEHSYYLSLDSVESVGSAATQLEFADGSIAKALREYDSDEIDGSMWGQNIGVDSYPNLTGEINISGAPVIPSYPGDAPESSSSETLESSSSENPESSPSDEVDPDSSSATDGLDFQLKKIPVVSIYTFKNEIFVDEFDGFVTVFDVNGKLLSKSYSNGSARIKVNRPGTYIVMAGKRMWKVLLKR